The following proteins come from a genomic window of Diorhabda carinulata isolate Delta chromosome X, icDioCari1.1, whole genome shotgun sequence:
- the LOC130901673 gene encoding facilitated trehalose transporter Tret1-like, giving the protein MILDLKKYVFYNKGDIFQYVASIAGAFSIMSSGVNLGWTSPYLPILTRDDSPIPTTSEQGSWCAIAPLLGSPFGALSAMYLSDILGRKITTLLMAPIVAICFVLIAFSKNIWELTAYRFIIGATEGASYTALPMYIGEISDPKIRGFLTATIAIFAISGTLLINVIGSFMGIFTSSIICAGIPLIHFIIFAFMPESPYYYIKKNNHLAAKQSLEIFRGKADVVKEMENLRRAVTRQERSTKTGIIDIFNVASTRKACYIFLILNLTNKFSGKNPCLFYTETIFTESGSSINPTLSVIIYCSVELIAVVISTYFIVDTIGKRKLMITSTAGCALSVFCLGMFFYLKDFHIGVVENVDWLPITALVLYNIFFSVGLSFGPVSILSELFPTNVKAKALGIADTFSVLMGSLVSKLFQITMDEFGSMSVPFLFFAVCCIIGLVFIIKYFPETKGKTLEEIQQYLIGENNTSLEMANCNRM; this is encoded by the exons ATGATTCTCGATCtcaaaaaatatgtgttttataACAAAGgtgatatatttcaatatgtcGCGAGTATTGcag GAGCTTTTTCCATCATGAGTTCGGGGGTGAACCTCGGCTGGACCTCGCCTTATTTACCAATATTAACGAGGGACGATTCGCCGATACCAACAACTAGCGAACAAGGTTCCTGGTGTGCTATAGCTCCATTGCTAGGTTCTCCTTTCGGAGCATTATCGGCGATGTATTTATCAGATATATTAGGAAGGAAAATAACGACGCTGCTGATGGCGCCGATTGTAGCGATTTGTTTTGTATTGATAGcgttttcgaaaaatatttgggaaCTAACGGCGTATAGGTTCATAATAGGAGCGACGGAAGGCGCTTCCTACACAGCCCTACCGATGTATATTGGAGAAATATCGGATCCGAAGATTAGGGGGTTTCTTACAGCTACTATAGCGATATTTGCGATCAGCGGTACATTATTAATAAACGTAATAGGATCATTTATGGGCATATTTACGTCTAGTATAATTTGCGCTGGTATTCCActaatacattttataatattcgcTTTTATGCCCGAATCtccttattattatataaagaaaaataatcatttggcAGCGAAACAATCTCTGGAGATATTTAGGGGTAAAGCTGATGTTGTTAAAGAGATGGAGAATTTACGGAGAGCTGTTACTAGACAAGAGAGATCGACGAAAACTGGTATTATCGATATATTTAATGTGGCTAGTACGAGAAAAGCGTGTTatatctttttaatattaaatcttACTAATAAATTCAGCGGTAAGAACCCTTGTTTGTTCTATACGGAAACGATTTTCACGGAATCGGGTAGTAGTATTAACCCTACGTTATCAGTTATTATTTACTGCAGTGTAGAACTAATAGCTGTTGTTATATCCACTTATTTCATCGTTGATACGATAGgtaaaagaaaattgatgatAACCTCTACTGCCGGTTGTGCTTTATCAGTATTTTGTCTCGGtatgtttttctatttaaaagatTTTCATATCGGTGTAGTAGAAAACGTCGATTGGTTACCCATAACGGCACTTGTATTATACAACATTTTCTTCAGCGTAGGATTGTCCTTCGGTCCGGTATCAATTTTGAGCGAATTATTTCCTACTAACGTTAAAGCTAAAGCTTTGGGTATAGCCGATACTTTTTCGGTGCTGATGGGTTCTTTGGTATCGAAATTATTCCAAATCACCATGGACGAATTCGGTAGTATGTCCGTACCGTTTTTGTTTTTCGCTGTTTGTTGTATAATCGGTCTCGTTttcatcatcaaatattttcccGAAACCAAAGGTAAAACTTTGGAGGAGATCCAACAATATTTGATTGGAGAAAACAATACATCTTTGGAAATGGCAAATTGTAACAGGATGTGA